In one window of Branchiostoma floridae strain S238N-H82 chromosome 14, Bfl_VNyyK, whole genome shotgun sequence DNA:
- the LOC118431073 gene encoding uncharacterized protein LOC118431073 translates to MKAFALLFLAVFSLSCWTAADAGRGDTLPSSNYRLAARRGDTATNYRRGPGWHRGRGDTSAPRSYRSRGDTSMSLVSPGAKLARTAVGAGGSRGDMSLFGESRDGPKAGFGGVVGDRRRPSAGRGDTSLPGSFSKSTDQKTPGLRMTNYVNSEGNCVYTLYRPRDVINTSPTCPPMADRDAMWRVQDDLVAQLAAARAQVAKLTSEVGQLENRLVEKERQLAKGRGDAEAELAP, encoded by the exons ATGAAGGCCTTCGCTCTGCTGTTCCTTGCTGTCTTCTCGCTGTCGTGTTGGACAGCAGCTGACGCAGGACGTGGGGACACGCTCCCGAGCAGCAACTATAGACTGGCAGCCAGGCGGGGTGACACCGCTACAAACTACCGGAGGGGCCCTGGATGGCACCGCGGGCGAGGTGACACAAGCGCCCCGAGAAGCTACCGAAGCCGGGGCGATACGAGTATGAGTCTCGTCAGCCCTGGTGCGAAGCTCGCCCGCACAGCCGTCGGAGCCGGGGGGTCACGAGGAGACATGTCGCTGTTCGGAGAGAGCCGAGATGGGCCGAAAGCTGGCTTCGGTGGAGTCGTCGGGGACCGTCGGAGACCGAGCGCAGGCCGAGGCGACACGAGTCTACCCGGCAGCTTCTCGAAGAGCACCGATCAAAAG ACGCCAGGTCTGAGAATGACGAACTATGTCAACAGTGAGGGAAACTGTGTGTACACGCTGTATCGTCCCCGTGACGTCATCAACACCAGCCCCACCTGTCCACCAATGGCAGACCGGGACGCCATGTGGCGCGTACAGGACGACCTGGTGGCACAGCTGGCTGCTGCGCGTGCGCAAGTGGCTAAACTCACGTCAGAG GTGGGTCAGTTAGAGAATCGTCTGGTGGAGAAAGAGCGCCAGCTAGCGAAAGGAAGAGGCGATGCAGAAGCCGAACTTGCACCCTGA